Within Campylobacter jejuni, the genomic segment TTTTTTTTGGGCCGAATTTAAACTAAATTTTGGCTTTGATACCCTTAAAGATGAAGCTTTAAAAAATGCAAGAAGCAACCAACCTAGTGGAGCAAGCTTTGGCTCTATCTTTAAAAATCCAAAAAACGACTTTGCAGGACGTTTAATCGAAGCTGTAGGACTTAAAGGATTTAGCAAGGGAGATGCTATGTTAAGCGATAAACACGCAAATTTTTTAATCAATAAAAAAAATGCAAGTTTTGAAGATGCGTTTTTTCTTATCGAATTGGCTAGAAAAAAAGTCTTTGAGGAATTTGGCATAAACTTAGAAAATGAAGTGATTATTATCTAAAAATTTTCAATATATCTTTAAATTAATTGATAGTTAATTTTAATTTTTTTATTTCATTATCTATAACACTAGCTAACATTTTTGGCATTTGATTTACAATATCTTGATAATTTTGTTTTGCATCTTGATTTTTTAATGTCAAATTTAATTCTGCATTTTTTGCTACAAGAATTTTTCCATTGCTTGTAGAAATAATTTTAAAATTAACATTAGCTACACCCTCTTTACTAGTTGTGATAAAATAATTTGTAATATTTACATAAAAATCTTGCAAATTTACCACCACAACATAATCTGTAAATTTAGCATACATTTTAGCCTTATCTTTTTCTTGTGTTAAAAAAGGACTTACATTTATAAGTTTTGCATCATTAGGGCTAAAATATGACAAAGTTTTAGGACTTTGATAAATACCATTTGCAGCAGAATTAACCCAATTAAGCTTTAAACTTTGAATCAAATTTTTAGCAAATAATGTAGAAAATTCCTTATCACTCACCCTAAAACCATCTAAAAAATAACCGAAATTTTTCCTAGAAGTTAATACAATAGCAAAATCAATATCCTTATCTTTAGTGATTTGCGATTTTTTTTCAATTAAAGTAGAACTATCAAACAATGCTTTTTGTTGATTTAAATTTGGATTTGCAACATTTTGATTTAGATCTATTACTTCAAAGCTATCTGCACTTTTTTCAATTTTAATAACTTTTTTCTGAGAAAAATTATTTGCTAAAAGATTAGAACTTAAAACTAAACTTAAAAACAAAATGAAACAATACCTCATCTTCATCCTTATAAACTATTTAAATATAAAATTATACTCTTTATTTTATAAAAAATCTTGTAAAAAATTCCTAGATGAAACACAAATAAAAGGACTGGATTTATAATTTAAAGGGTTATATAAAATGTATTTTTTAGAAAAATCCCCCATAAATCCTCCATTTTGATTAATCAAAAAATCTCCTGCTACAATATCCCAAATATTAAGCTTTTCAAATCTTTTATAAACTCCTGCCCTAGCCTCTAAAATAGCACAAAATTTCAATCCAGAGCCTATATTAATAGCTTCTAATTGATGCTCTTTTGCAAAGTCTTCATCTTCTTTGCTAAGATGATTAACACTCAATAAGGCTTTATATTTATTTTTCTCGTATTCTTGCTGGTCAATTTGCAAAGGTTTATCGTTTTTATAAACCTTGGTTTTTGCATGAGCATAGAATATATCACCTTTTGATGGATTTTGTATAAGCGATAAAACAGGGCGATTGTCATGAACCAAACTTATCATAATGCAAAATTCATCACTGCCTTTTAAAAAACCACTTGTTCCATCAAGAGGATCGATAAGCCAAAAAGTTTTTAATTCTTCACACTCTTCTTTGCTGAGTAATTTTTCTTCTGATAAAATTTTAATATCCGTAGAACCTAAAATATCATTTAGAATTTTATTAGAAGCAAGATCTGCTGATGTAAGTGGGCTTTTATCTTCTTTTTCCCAAGTTTTGAAATTTTTTCTCTCTTCCAAAATAGCTTTAGAAGCTTGATTGCTAGCATTTATAGCAATTTCTAAAAATTTATCAAGATTAAGCATGATTATAAGACTTTCTATAAGATTTTTTAAAATTATACAAGAAGATTTTGTGGAA encodes:
- the cysQ gene encoding 3'(2'),5'-bisphosphate nucleotidase CysQ encodes the protein MLNLDKFLEIAINASNQASKAILEERKNFKTWEKEDKSPLTSADLASNKILNDILGSTDIKILSEEKLLSKEECEELKTFWLIDPLDGTSGFLKGSDEFCIMISLVHDNRPVLSLIQNPSKGDIFYAHAKTKVYKNDKPLQIDQQEYEKNKYKALLSVNHLSKEDEDFAKEHQLEAINIGSGLKFCAILEARAGVYKRFEKLNIWDIVAGDFLINQNGGFMGDFSKKYILYNPLNYKSSPFICVSSRNFLQDFL